Genomic segment of Calypte anna isolate BGI_N300 chromosome 12, bCalAnn1_v1.p, whole genome shotgun sequence:
CACGGGAACCCTAGGGGAGCATGCAGGTGCCTGAACCACGCCGTGCTTCAGTTTCCCCCCACTCCACGTGTGTGGCGATCCCTGTGGGGAGCGGCGGAGGCCGGCGGCGCATCCCCCCGCCCCACATCACCTGGCACCCCCTTCTTCCTACCCCTCCAGTCCCCTGTGGGGAAGAAGAGAGTGCCGGGCAGCCACACACCCCAACCCCTGCCCAAACCAAACCCGTGGTGCGAGGAGCCCCCCCAGGAAAACCCCATAAACACGCACACTTGGGGTGCGGCGCCCAGAGCTCAGCCTCCCAATTCCGGTCCCCTCGGGGTGGCACTGAGGACACCCCAAGGTGGGCAGGCACACCCCAACCCAGCCCACACCCCCCGCAGCAGGTGCCCCCGGCCCGTCTCACCGCGGTAGGGCAGGCGGAGCCGGGGCAGGCTGCTCCCCGCCGCCAGCAGCGCAGcccccagccagcacagccacaccggcaccggcaccacCGCTTGCATCCCGCCGCTGCTCCCGGGGCTGCCAGTGGCACCGAGCTTTTATGGTGCCGCCGTCCGACCGCCCCCAGACCGCCCCGGCCCGCCCCGGCCTGGCCCCGccatccccccaccccccagggaTGTGCAGGGGGTCATGCGATGGAGAGACGGCTCCATCTCCCGGGGTGGGGGGGAACAAgagttacacacacacacaccccaaatgGTCGCCTGCCACCAGTTTAGGCTTTACTGCAACCTCCACCCGAAAAAACCGAAGCAATCCCAGAGCCTCTGGTTCATCCCTGTGATGAGgagcaaggaggaggaagctggGGTCCTCCAGCCTTGCCCTTCTGGAGGGTCGAGAACGGGCACCCAAGCCTGTCCCCTAAGAAGGACTCTCAGCTTGGGGTGATCTCCAAGCACTAGCAAGCACCCGGCTTTTGGATCCCATCTCAGCGGCCACGCTGGGGAGGCCAGGCTTGTTGCGGAAGGGAGTTGAGCAGAACTGAGAGGAGCACAGGGTGCTGTGCCCATCCCTGGTGGGCCCacagggcaggggacagagcagtggggatgtgctgctctctgcctccaGGGGTGACTTTTCACCTGCACGCTGGGGTGCAGGTGGGGTCCCAGGCCAGCAGAGGGACCCCATGGCACCCACACCATTCTCCCCCAGGGGTATAGATCAGGGGACGTGGCCATATGAGACATCAGAGAATCTACACAGACTTCCCCAGGAAGCCTTGGTGCCCCAGCAAGAGTCCTCATTTCCCAAAAGGCTTGGATTTCACCCCAGCACTGGATGGGGGGAAAGGAACCAAGGTGCTAGTGGCCTCTGCTGCTATGTTCCCTTATCACCAGccccatcccctctcccagcccagcaccagggcAGTTGCTGGCCATGGCCCTCCCCCCAGCCATCCCCCTGAGGGCTGCAGCAGATTCAATTAATAAAGGAGGGCGAGAGGATGGGAAGGTGGGGGCTGTCCAGCTCACCCCCAGTCTTGTGTAACTGAGCATCTCCACCACCCCCTGCGACTGTGACAAAGCCACCTGGACTGAGCCCAGCGAGCCCTTGGCTGGCCCCTGGCCCTGGTTTACCCAGGGCAGACGGGAAGGGAGGGCAGCACATGGAGGCTTGGGACAGACCCGCTGTGTGCAGAGCAGCGCTGAGTGGGGTgggagccaggaggagaggcAGCCCGCGGGCAGCTCCGGCAGATAAGCAGAGGCTGCCTGCCCGGACCCGCACTGCCTGCCCCGGCCCCAGGGTTTGGAGGAACGACACggcagcaggagctgatggAAAGGAGGGAGCAGGATGAACCCCAGAACTactgcctgctccagctcctcccgGTCCCCCGAGGCTGATCTGTAGCTGAGGtttcccaggagcagccccaaaGCCTGCCCAGGCTGGATCCTACCCGCAGCCCTGTCCCCCAGCCCGATGAGCCCAAAGGAGGGGGCAGCGCTCCAGCAGACCCCACGGCGCTGAGGAAATCCGTGGAGACACCCACAAAGAGACAGACAGAGTGCCCTGCTCCTGGTCGTACTTACCAAGGAGATTTATTGGCTTGCACAGGGAGGATGGGGGGCACCAGCCCCAGCTCCGCTAACAAGTAGGCAGAGGGCAGGATGAGGCACGGGTAAGCAAAGTAGGGCACTGCCCAGCCCCTCACCCCACAGCCACTGCAACTGGAGGTGgcatggggacagggggaggCACTGCCAACACTTGGAAAGGCAGGAGGCACCTGGGCAAGGGGGACACAGCCCCCAGGGAGGGCACAACATGGCACAGGCATTGCCACCAGGCCAGCCCTGAGCATAGCGAACACAGCACGATGCCAGCTGGCTCCCCACGCTGGTAGGTGTTTGCTGTGCCCACCCTCTGCCCTCTTTTTTAGAGCCTGGCACCCTGCTGCTTAGCACCCCCTCATCCTGTCCTGTACTAGGGCATTCAGCCCTCAGCGGGCAGTGGGGGCACGGATGCCAGGGCGGACAGGAGGCGGGCGTAGATGTCGATGCCCCGCAGGAAAACTTGCTCATTGAGGAACTCGTTGTGGTCGTGGAGCAGCACTGGGGTGCGGTTCATGGGTGAGAAGCCGATCGCGGGGTGTcctgcctggggatggggagcaCAGGGTGACAACAGGGCTGGGACAGGCACTGCATGCTCTGCTCCACCCCACGGGCATGGCTCCTGCTTGGGGCTCACCCCAGAGGGGTACCCATGGGTGGGTTGGCATCGCACTCACCGCTCGGATGTAGCGGCTGTCGGTGGCAGCTGGGAAGATCTCGAGTTTGAGCTGTAGCTTCCTGACAAGCAAAGCCTTGAGTCAGCATGGGCAcaggaggcagccaggtgccttGTCCCCCTAACATCCCACTGGCAAAGAGACTAGGCCAGGAAGGTCCCAACACCCTGTGGGACCCCCAATGCCATCCCactggggggaagagggaggtgCTTTGGCATGGCATGGAGCACCTCCTCCCAAACCCTGCCATGACCCCAGGGCTTCCCCAGCTCACACTAGAGGATGTCTCTGCAGGGTCCTGCCCTTCCTGGGGACACTACTCACATGTCCCTGAAGGCCCCACTGAAGGCTTTCCACCATGGGTCTGACTCCTCAGTGGAGGTGACATGTTGGTCCATGCATTTCTGATGGAGGGAGAGGGCAGGTGAGTGGCAGGGGGTACAGGGCACAGGGCAAGGGAGGGACAGTGCAATACTCCTGGGTGGTCAATTTCCTCACCTGGTGGAATTCATAGGTGACACCATCCCCAGCATCCCGGCACCATGCAGCCACCTGGTCCTCAAAGGCCTGAGGCAGAGACCAAAGGAGGGGTGTGAGCTGGGTCCCCCCCAACCTGCTCCCCACCGAGGGGGAAAACATGTCACCCACCTTCAGATCTACGGTAGGAGGGATGCGGATATCGAAGCCGGCTGCCATCTCAGAGGGCACCACATTGAAGGAGACACCTCCCTCCAGCATGGTCAAGTTGAGGGAGGTGACATCCCCTAGGGTCAGGCTTGAGTCGGATTTGAGCCTCGGGGGACGCAAGGGAGAGTCACCCTCTGCTGcctgaggaggagaggaagctctcccccatcccactgccacccccaaatggggaaactgaggcatggagCGGCAGTGCCAGATCAGAGCCTGGCTTGGGATCCCAAGgaccccctgcatggacagaaCTGAAGCCACCACCATCCTGCTGCCCATCTCCTACCTCTGCTTCTCACTCTCCCTGAAGGCCAGGAAGGAGCTGATGACTTTGTGCTGtggagggaagggcagggggtGAGGGCCAGCCTTAGGGGGGCACCTGCCTAACCCAGGGTTAACTGTGAGGGGGTGCATGGTGCACCCTTTCTCTTACCATCTTCTCAGCTGCTGTGTTGCTGATGAAGCGGGACCCATGCCCAGGACTACCCATGCACTTCACCTTTATCCCTGTGGcagtgggaggagagggggagttGATCAGAAAGCCTGGGGTGGCACCGATGCCACAGTGCTTGGCaccaccagggatggggcagtggGCACAGATACTCACACCATGGGCTCTTCTCACCATAGAAGACGCTGTAGGTGTCAGATGGGCTGGCCAGGCCTGCGGTGGGCACAGACAGGGGGTCAGAGGGGCATGGGGGTGTCATGAtgtgtccccctctgctctgccctggcagcaTCTCCTGTTCAGGCTGGCACCATATGGGTCACTACCCAGGGGAAATGACCCCTGAGGTGGTCCCCAGAAGCCATGTCAAGTGCTGGTGCTCAGGGAGTGATGCCAACAGGCAGAAGGGTGAGTGCCAACAGGAGACACATTCCCAGCCAGCCCTACCACCACCACTCACCCTCGTCCAGGGCGAAGCCCACGTTGAGTGCTCTGAACTCGGGGCACTGCACAAACATCTCCATGCCCTTGTGTCCACCCACCTCCTCATCTGCAGAAAGAGCCTAGCatggaggaaagaagagaggcaCCCCCCAGCCTAGCACCCCTCTGGTCCTCCTTCCATGCCAGCTGGGTGCCACTGGCTCACCCAATGTCTTCAGACCTGAAAACTCCTGTCCTCAATCTAAAGGAGCTCAAAACCCAGAGAGGCTGCCAGGGGTGTTCCCTGTTGCCATGCCACGAGGAACTCCAGAGCATCATCCAGCTGCCAGGCCCACTTGTCCCCTTGAGAGGGGACACCCTGGGGACTCACCAGGCACAAAGGTGATGTGGATGGTGCGAGCAAAACACTTCCCCTCTGCCTTCAGTCTCCGGACAGCCTCAAGGTACCTatggggaggaggtggtgaAGAGAGGTGATGGTGTGCCCTGAGCCACCCCAGGGGCATCAAGCAGTggcacccacagccccagggaccCTGGGGATGATGGCATCCCATCCTGCATTGCTCAGAGGTACTCTCATGCCATgccccctcccccagcaggTGCTTAGCCCTCCACTCACTGGATGGAGACACATTTCATGTCCTGGGCACCCCGGGCATAGATGTTGCCTTGCGAGTCCTTAACAGCCTCGAAGGGTGGGTAGGTCCAGTGTtcctgcagggaagagcagccATAAGGGCAGAGAGGCACAGCAGGCACCAGATCCCGTTTGCCTGCCACCCCCAATCCTTCCTACCATGCCCATCCCACCCTTTACCCTGTCCCTGTACCTCGAAGACAGGAACAACATCGGTGTGGGAGTTGAGGAGGATGGAGCGCAGGCGGGGGTTCGTGCCCTGCCAGGTCAGGATCAGCACCACACGGCCCTGGCACACCTGTGGGATGAGGATGTCACCTGGGTCCCATCTGGGGACAGAGGGGTTGGGACAGTCAGACTGGGCTAAAAAGCCTGACAGAGCCTggtgccagctcctggctgcaattcgggcagaggaggggagacAAACTCAGCATCTTCCCCCAGTGCCCAGGAGTCCCCTGGCACAGACAGTGCCCAGCAGGAGAGATGTCCCCAGCCAAGATGACCCTGCCAGGTCCCTGGCTAATCATAGCACAGGCAGCTGCAAAGGTCAGCAGGGTCCAGCACAAGAATAAGCTTAAGGAAGGGCTCAGGTCAGTAGAGGATTACAGGCAGAAGGGATTCACTCCTGCCCATCTTgggggcagagggcaggggTACAGCCCAGTAATTAAAGACccaaggatggatggatggatggatggatggatggacagacacACCAGGGGCTGCTCCTTGCCTTGCTCACCTCAACTTTCTGGCAGGCCAAGCCCAGTTCAGTGCCAACACGCTCCAGAAACTGGATAGCTGCATCTGGGAAGAAGCACAGGGATAAAGTTATGTTGGGATCTCCTTCCCCACTCACTGCAACTCCCAGGAACCCCAAGGCTCTCTAGAGCTCCCAAGCCAAGGTAACCAGAAAGGGCAGGGGATTGAGGTCCCGGAACAAGA
This window contains:
- the LOC103533150 gene encoding aminoacylase-1 isoform X3 gives rise to the protein MAPGKHGKSTGPSEDPSVTLFREYLRIDTVHPKPDYDAAIQFLERVGTELGLACQKVEVCQGRVVLILTWQGTNPRLRSILLNSHTDVVPVFEEHWTYPPFEAVKDSQGNIYARGAQDMKCVSIQYLEAVRRLKAEGKCFARTIHITFVPGLASPSDTYSVFYGEKSPWWIKVKCMGSPGHGSRFISNTAAEKMHKVISSFLAFRESEKQRLKSDSSLTLGDVTSLNLTMLEGGVSFNVVPSEMAAGFDIRIPPTVDLKAFEDQVAAWCRDAGDGVTYEFHQKCMDQHVTSTEESDPWWKAFSGAFRDMKLQLKLEIFPAATDSRYIRAAGHPAIGFSPMNRTPVLLHDHNEFLNEQVFLRGIDIYARLLSALASVPPLPAEG
- the LOC103533150 gene encoding aminoacylase-1 isoform X1, whose amino-acid sequence is MAPGKHGKSTGPSEDPSVTLFREYLRIDTVHPKPDYDAAIQFLERVGTELGLACQKVEVCQGRVVLILTWQGTNPRLRSILLNSHTDVVPVFEEHWTYPPFEAVKDSQGNIYARGAQDMKCVSIQYLEAVRRLKAEGKCFARTIHITFVPDEEVGGHKGMEMFVQCPEFRALNVGFALDEGLASPSDTYSVFYGEKSPWWIKVKCMGSPGHGSRFISNTAAEKMHKVISSFLAFRESEKQRLKSDSSLTLGDVTSLNLTMLEGGVSFNVVPSEMAAGFDIRIPPTVDLKAFEDQVAAWCRDAGDGVTYEFHQKCMDQHVTSTEESDPWWKAFSGAFRDMKLQLKLEIFPAATDSRYIRAAGHPAIGFSPMNRTPVLLHDHNEFLNEQVFLRGIDIYARLLSALASVPPLPAEG
- the LOC103533150 gene encoding aminoacylase-1 isoform X2, with amino-acid sequence MMQLSSFWSVLALNWAWPARKLRWDPGDILIPQVCQGRVVLILTWQGTNPRLRSILLNSHTDVVPVFEEHWTYPPFEAVKDSQGNIYARGAQDMKCVSIQYLEAVRRLKAEGKCFARTIHITFVPDEEVGGHKGMEMFVQCPEFRALNVGFALDEGLASPSDTYSVFYGEKSPWWIKVKCMGSPGHGSRFISNTAAEKMHKVISSFLAFRESEKQRLKSDSSLTLGDVTSLNLTMLEGGVSFNVVPSEMAAGFDIRIPPTVDLKAFEDQVAAWCRDAGDGVTYEFHQKCMDQHVTSTEESDPWWKAFSGAFRDMKLQLKLEIFPAATDSRYIRAAGHPAIGFSPMNRTPVLLHDHNEFLNEQVFLRGIDIYARLLSALASVPPLPAEG